GCCGCCGGAAGACCTCCCACGAGGTACCAGAAGAGCGGACCGCAGAAGGCGTCGTTGAAGTTTTCGGCGAGGGTTTCGAGGGCGCCGCGAATCACGCCTTCGGCGGGAAGAACCTCGGTGCGGCGCGAGACCAGGAAGGAGAGCCGGCGGCGAGCCAGCCCCAGATCCCCCCTCTCGAGAGCCCTTCCCACCGAAAGAACCTCCCTTTCGAGAGAGGTGAGGGCCACGAAGTAGAAGAGCCATAGAACCTCGAGCGGAGGGAACAGCCTTACCGAAAGCAGGACCCCTCCCCCGAAAAGGGTCACGACGAGGAAAAGCGTGCCGAGCCCCCCTGTCCGGCCCCCTCCCCGGAAAAGACGGAACCCCAGGTGCCCCAGGGTGCCGATCCACCTCACCGGATGGCCCCGGGGGGGATCGCCCAGGAGCCGGTCCAGGAGGAGGGCCAGGGTCAGCTCAACCGGTGGAGGCCATCCCCGCACTCACAGAAGCCCCCGTTTGACATAGTAGGAATCGGGGATCTCCCGGTAGTAGTCCTGAAGGGGTCGCACCCGGAAGTCGGTCTCCCTGAGACGCCTTATGGCGCAGGCCATGGCCCGGGCCCCGGCGATGGTGGTCGCATAGGGTATGTCCAGCTCCATGGCGTAGCGCCGGATGAGGTAGGCGTCCTCCCGGCTGACCTTGCCCTCCGCGGTGTTTATCACCAGGTGTATCTCCCCGTTCTTGAGAAGATCCACGGCGTTGGGACGCAGCCCCTCGGATATCTTGGGCACCACCCGGGCCGAAAGCCCACAATTCTTGAGATACTCCGCGGTGCCCCGGGTGGCCAGGATCTCGAATCCGCACTCGGCCAGCGTTCGGGCCACCTGCACCACCTTGTCCTTGTCCCGATCCCTGACGGAGACGAAGACCCGCCCAGAAGTGGGAAGCCTCATCCCCGCCGCGAACTGGGCCTTGGCGTAGGCCAGGGGAAAGTCCCGGTCTATGCCCATGACCTCACCGGTGGACTTCATTTCCGGCCCCAGCATGACATCCACCCCGGGAAAACGCCGGAAGGGAAAGACCGCCTCCTTGACCGAAAGGTGTTCGGGCTCGATCTCTCTGGTGAAGCCCAGGCTCCTGAGGCTCTCCCCGAGCATGATCCAGGTGGCCAGCCGGGCCAGCGGCACCCCGATGGCCTTCGAGACGAAGGGCACGGTGCGGCTCGCCCGGGGGTTCACCTCCAGCACATAGAGTTCCCCGTCTTTTATGGCGTACTGCACATTCATGAGCCCCACCACCTGAAGCTCCCGGGCCAGCGCCCGGGTGGCCTCCTTGATCTCCTCGATGAGGGGCCTCGGGATGTGGACCGGGGGCAGCACGCAGGCCGAATCCCCGGAGTGCACCCCGGCCTCCTCAATGTGCTCCATGATCCCGGCCACCACCGTGGTCTCCCCGTCGGAGATGGCGTCCACATCCACCTCGGTGGCGTCCTCCAGAAACTTGTCGATGAGGACCGGATGCTCCGGGTTGATCTCCGCGGCGGTGGACATGTAGCGGCGCAGTTCCTCCTCGGAGTAAACGATCTGCATGGCCCGACCGCCGAGCACATAGGAAGGCCGTACCAGAACCGGGTATCCGATGCGGGAAGCCACCTCGGCGGCCTCCTCCACGGTGTAGGCCGTGCCGGCCGGGGGTTTCTGAAGCCCGAGTTTGTCCAGCAACTCCACGAAACGCTCCCGATCCTCGGCCCGGTCGATGCTGTCCGGAGAGGTGCCGAGAATCCTCACCCCGGCTCTCGCCAGCGGCACCGCGAGATTGAGCGGGGTCTGTCCGCCGAACTGCACGATCACCCCCTCCGGCTCCTCCTCCTCGTAGATGTTGAGCACATCCTCCAGAGTCAGGGGCTCGAAGTAGAGTCGATCGGAGGTGTCGTAGTCCGTGGAGACGGTCTCCGGGTTGGAATTCACCATGATGGATTCGATCCCCCGCTCGCGAAGGGCGAAGGAGGCGTGCACGCAGCAGTAGTCGAACTCGATCCCCTGCCCTATCCGGTTGGGACCGCCTCCGATGATCATCACCTTGCGTTTCCGGGAGGAACGGGCCTCGTTTTCCACCTCGTAGGTGGAGTAGTAGTAAGGGGTGTAGGCCTCGAATTCCGCGGCGCAGGTGTCCACCAGCTTGTAGGTAGCCCGAATCCCCATGGAAAGACGGCGGCGGCGCACCTCCTCCTCGGTGGATCCGGTGAGAAAGGCGATCTGACGGTCGGAAAAACCGGCCTGCTTGAGCTCCCGGAGTTCCTCTCCGGAGAGATCCTCGAGTTTCCGGCCCTTAACCCCGTCCTCCAGCTCCAGAATCTCGGCCAGCTGCCAGAGGAACCAGCGGTCTATCCTGGTTAGCTCGTAGATTTCGTCCACGGTAAAACCAGCCCGAAAGGCTTCCCGCAGATAGAAAATCCTCTGGCTGTTCGGGCGGGCCAGCTTTTCCACGATGAGTTCCCGGGGAAGGACTTCCCCGCGATCGGAGGGGGACTTCCCGTCGGCCCCGAAGCCGAAGCGCCCGATCTCAAGCCCCCGCAGGGCCTTCTGCAGGGCCTCCTTGAAGGTGCGTCCGATGGCCATGGTCTCCCCCACCGACCGCATGGAGGTGGTGATCTCGTCCCGGGTCTCCGGAAACTTTTCAAAGGTGAAACGGGGGCACTTCACCACCACATAATCTATGGTGGGCTCGAAGGCCGCCCTGGTCTCCCGGGTGATGTCGTTGGGCAGTTCGTCCAGGGTGTAGCCCACGGCGAGCTTGGCCGCGATCTTGGCGATGGGAAAACCGGTGGCCTTGGAGGCCAGGGCCGAGGAACGGGACACGCGGGGGTTCATCTCGATGACCACCATCTCCCCGGTCT
The window above is part of the Thermosulfurimonas sp. F29 genome. Proteins encoded here:
- the carB gene encoding carbamoyl-phosphate synthase large subunit, yielding MPKRTDIKKILIIGSGPIVIGQACEFDYSGTQAVKALREEGYEVVLVNSNPATIMTDPEMAHRTYIEPLTPEVVAEIIREERPDALLPTLGGQTGLNLAFELSRRGVLERYGVELLAARAEVIEKAEDREKFREAMARIGLKVPRSEIVRSLSEAEAAARRIGFPIIVRPSFTLGGTGGGVAYNIEELREIVEQGLELSLIHQVMLEESVLGWKEFELEVMRDRKDSVVIICSIENFDPMGVHTGDSITVAPAQTLTDREYQRMRSAAIAVIREIGVETGGSNIQFAIHPETGEMVVIEMNPRVSRSSALASKATGFPIAKIAAKLAVGYTLDELPNDITRETRAAFEPTIDYVVVKCPRFTFEKFPETRDEITTSMRSVGETMAIGRTFKEALQKALRGLEIGRFGFGADGKSPSDRGEVLPRELIVEKLARPNSQRIFYLREAFRAGFTVDEIYELTRIDRWFLWQLAEILELEDGVKGRKLEDLSGEELRELKQAGFSDRQIAFLTGSTEEEVRRRRLSMGIRATYKLVDTCAAEFEAYTPYYYSTYEVENEARSSRKRKVMIIGGGPNRIGQGIEFDYCCVHASFALRERGIESIMVNSNPETVSTDYDTSDRLYFEPLTLEDVLNIYEEEEPEGVIVQFGGQTPLNLAVPLARAGVRILGTSPDSIDRAEDRERFVELLDKLGLQKPPAGTAYTVEEAAEVASRIGYPVLVRPSYVLGGRAMQIVYSEEELRRYMSTAAEINPEHPVLIDKFLEDATEVDVDAISDGETTVVAGIMEHIEEAGVHSGDSACVLPPVHIPRPLIEEIKEATRALARELQVVGLMNVQYAIKDGELYVLEVNPRASRTVPFVSKAIGVPLARLATWIMLGESLRSLGFTREIEPEHLSVKEAVFPFRRFPGVDVMLGPEMKSTGEVMGIDRDFPLAYAKAQFAAGMRLPTSGRVFVSVRDRDKDKVVQVARTLAECGFEILATRGTAEYLKNCGLSARVVPKISEGLRPNAVDLLKNGEIHLVINTAEGKVSREDAYLIRRYAMELDIPYATTIAGARAMACAIRRLRETDFRVRPLQDYYREIPDSYYVKRGLL